One part of the Polycyclovorans algicola TG408 genome encodes these proteins:
- the mbhE gene encoding hydrogen gas-evolving membrane-bound hydrogenase subunit E: protein MLLMLAVIVLGAVLAPWISGLAQGRGVFTLVAVPGVALAMLINIALGGDATGLEVHDWIPGLGIAAAFRLDGLSLLMAGLVLGIGVLIVAYAARYLEGDPRQPRFMATLLLFMTAMLGLVLADDVILLFIFWELTSLTSYLLIGFDHTQEKARKAALQGLVVTVAGGLCLLVGLIIFGGIAGTYRLSEWPGLSETLISHPWSGWALLMVVLGCVTKSAQFPFHFWLPNAMAAPTPVSAYLHSATMVKAGVFLLARLHPTLGAHPGWAWLVPLGAFTAVFAALMAFRSDELKKVLAYTTVMALGTLTLLIGMGEAQAAVTFLLAHALYKGALFMLAGIITHETGAKALSAVAGMRRLLPWTWGSALLAAASAAGLMPWFGFIAKELLLASALDHSAWVTGAAIVAAGVVGGMLITFALRPFMGPSRAPKDSGKIHEAGAWLLAGPVVLASLGLTFGLVPGLADGVLLDAARAVGASDPTPLALWHGVNQAFLASLSSLAIAAVVWWLWPRTRRLAAGAEALDRVGPEQGYDALLTWVQRLATEITARLQSGLLRRYVAVTLLSTIVLLMSTLFLRSQAELAWPMATITLSVPIALAVGILVMAIIAIRVTDALSEALILGAVGFGIALLYMWFSAPDLAITQVMIETLTTILLVLILFRLPRMRQLSKPPQRYADLVLATVGGGVLSLVLWQVMVSPTPPAISEWLIAESVPGGHGRNIVNVILVDFRALDTLGEIFVLALAAVGVYALLKSKPEPGGDPS, encoded by the coding sequence ATGCTGCTGATGCTGGCGGTGATCGTGCTCGGCGCGGTGCTCGCGCCATGGATCAGCGGTCTGGCGCAAGGGCGCGGCGTGTTCACCTTGGTGGCCGTGCCGGGGGTCGCCCTTGCCATGCTGATCAACATCGCGCTTGGCGGCGATGCGACGGGTCTCGAGGTGCATGACTGGATTCCCGGTCTCGGCATTGCGGCGGCGTTCCGCCTGGACGGGCTGTCGCTGCTCATGGCGGGACTGGTGCTGGGCATCGGGGTGTTGATCGTCGCGTACGCCGCGCGCTATCTCGAAGGAGACCCGCGCCAGCCGCGTTTTATGGCCACCCTGCTGCTGTTCATGACGGCGATGCTGGGTCTGGTGCTGGCCGACGACGTGATTCTGCTGTTCATCTTTTGGGAACTGACCAGCCTCACCAGCTACCTGCTGATCGGCTTCGATCACACGCAGGAAAAAGCCCGCAAGGCCGCACTGCAGGGCTTGGTGGTGACCGTGGCCGGCGGTTTGTGTCTGCTGGTTGGGCTGATCATTTTTGGTGGCATCGCCGGCACCTATCGCCTGTCGGAGTGGCCAGGGCTCAGCGAGACGCTGATCAGTCATCCGTGGTCCGGTTGGGCGCTGCTGATGGTGGTGCTGGGCTGCGTGACCAAGTCGGCACAGTTTCCGTTCCACTTCTGGTTGCCCAACGCCATGGCGGCGCCAACGCCGGTGTCGGCCTATCTGCACTCGGCGACCATGGTCAAGGCCGGGGTGTTTCTGCTGGCGCGGCTGCATCCGACCTTGGGCGCGCATCCGGGCTGGGCGTGGTTGGTGCCGCTGGGAGCCTTCACGGCGGTGTTCGCCGCGTTGATGGCCTTTCGCTCCGACGAACTTAAAAAGGTGCTGGCCTACACCACGGTGATGGCACTGGGCACGCTGACCCTGCTGATCGGCATGGGCGAGGCGCAGGCGGCGGTGACCTTCCTGTTGGCGCACGCGCTTTACAAGGGCGCGCTGTTCATGCTGGCCGGCATCATCACCCACGAAACCGGCGCCAAAGCCCTGTCAGCCGTGGCCGGCATGCGGCGCCTGCTGCCGTGGACCTGGGGCTCGGCGTTGCTGGCGGCAGCCTCGGCGGCCGGGCTGATGCCGTGGTTCGGCTTCATTGCCAAAGAACTGTTGCTGGCGTCCGCCCTCGACCATAGCGCCTGGGTGACGGGCGCCGCGATTGTCGCGGCCGGCGTGGTCGGCGGCATGCTGATCACCTTTGCGCTTCGTCCGTTCATGGGCCCATCACGTGCCCCCAAGGACTCGGGAAAGATCCACGAGGCCGGCGCATGGCTGCTGGCGGGGCCGGTGGTGTTGGCCAGTCTGGGGTTGACGTTCGGGCTGGTGCCGGGGCTGGCAGACGGCGTTCTGCTGGACGCAGCGCGCGCCGTCGGTGCCAGCGACCCGACGCCACTGGCGCTTTGGCACGGCGTGAATCAGGCATTTCTGGCCTCGCTTAGCTCGCTGGCCATCGCGGCGGTGGTGTGGTGGCTGTGGCCCAGAACCCGCCGCCTCGCCGCGGGCGCCGAGGCGCTGGACCGCGTCGGGCCGGAGCAGGGCTACGACGCCCTGCTGACGTGGGTGCAGCGATTGGCGACCGAGATCACCGCGCGGTTGCAGTCCGGGTTGCTTCGCCGCTACGTGGCGGTGACCCTGCTGAGCACCATTGTGCTGCTGATGTCGACCCTGTTCTTGCGCAGTCAGGCCGAGCTGGCCTGGCCGATGGCGACGATAACGTTGTCGGTACCCATTGCATTGGCGGTGGGCATTCTGGTGATGGCGATCATTGCGATTCGCGTCACGGATGCGTTGAGCGAGGCGCTGATTCTGGGCGCAGTGGGTTTCGGGATTGCGCTGCTGTACATGTGGTTTTCGGCGCCTGACCTGGCCATCACCCAGGTGATGATCGAGACGCTGACCACCATCCTCTTGGTGTTGATCCTGTTCCGCCTGCCGCGCATGCGACAGCTGTCGAAGCCGCCGCAGCGCTATGCCGATCTGGTGCTGGCGACGGTGGGTGGCGGCGTGCTGTCGCTGGTTCTGTGGCAGGTGATGGTGTCGCCGACGCCACCGGCGATCTCCGAGTGGTTGATTGCCGAGTCGGTGCCCGGCGGCCACGGGCGCAACATCGTCAACGTGATTCTGGTTGACTTCCGCGCGCTCGACACCCTGGGTGAAATCTTCGTTCTGGCGCTGGCCGCCGTCGGCGTTTACGCGCTGCTCAAGTCCAAACCCGAGCCGGGGGGAGACCCATCATGA
- a CDS encoding Na+/H+ antiporter subunit B — protein sequence MSREPGSTSIILKAASQLLLPLLLLLSIFLLLRGHHEPGGGFIGGLVAASAIALHLFATDMRSARNVLRIDPRSLMGAGLLVALFSGFIGPLTGGPLFIGRWVDITVPVFGELHLGTPLLFDLGVYLVVVGAVLTFVLTLAEAEEE from the coding sequence ATGAGTCGCGAGCCGGGCTCAACCTCGATCATCCTCAAGGCGGCGTCGCAACTGTTGCTGCCGCTGCTGCTGCTGCTGTCGATCTTCTTGCTGCTGCGCGGTCACCACGAGCCCGGCGGCGGCTTCATCGGGGGGCTGGTGGCCGCCTCGGCGATTGCGCTTCACCTGTTTGCCACCGACATGCGGTCGGCGCGCAACGTGCTGCGGATCGACCCGCGTAGCCTGATGGGTGCGGGGCTGCTGGTGGCATTGTTTTCCGGGTTCATCGGGCCGCTGACGGGCGGGCCGTTGTTCATCGGTCGCTGGGTCGACATCACCGTGCCGGTGTTTGGTGAACTGCACCTGGGCACGCCGCTGCTGTTTGATCTGGGTGTTTATCTGGTGGTCGTCGGCGCGGTGTTGACCTTCGTGCTGACCCTGGCCGAAGCCGAGGAGGAGTGA
- the oppB gene encoding oligopeptide ABC transporter permease OppB translates to MLRFALSRLLSAIPTLLVLVVLAFFMMRAAPGGPFDAERTLPPEVQAQLEAQYRLDLPMHEQLWRYLADAVRGDLGPSFQYSQFTVNELIAQSFPVSLQLGLSAMVLALLVGVAAGTWAALRQNRLVDHAVMTLSMTGISVPNFVIAPLMVLLFALVLGWLPAGGWNDGAWRNQVMPVVALALPQIAYIARLTRGSMIEVLHQNFIRTARAKGLPGRTVVLRHALKPALMPVLSYLGPAAAGIITGSVVIEQIFGLPGLGRYFVQGALNRDYTLVMGVVLFYGVLIIAFNFLVDMLYGALDPRVRT, encoded by the coding sequence ATGTTGCGCTTCGCGCTCTCACGACTGCTGTCGGCGATTCCCACCCTGCTGGTGCTGGTGGTGCTGGCGTTTTTCATGATGCGCGCGGCGCCCGGCGGGCCTTTCGATGCCGAGCGCACCCTGCCGCCCGAAGTGCAGGCCCAGCTTGAAGCGCAGTACCGGCTTGACCTGCCCATGCACGAACAGCTGTGGCGCTACCTCGCCGATGCGGTGCGCGGCGACTTGGGTCCATCGTTCCAGTACAGCCAGTTCACCGTCAACGAGCTGATTGCGCAGAGCTTCCCGGTGTCGTTACAGCTGGGTCTCAGTGCCATGGTGCTGGCGCTGCTGGTCGGTGTGGCGGCCGGCACCTGGGCGGCGCTGCGGCAGAACAGGCTGGTCGATCATGCGGTGATGACCCTGTCGATGACCGGCATCTCGGTGCCCAACTTCGTCATCGCACCGCTGATGGTGCTGCTGTTTGCACTGGTGCTCGGCTGGTTGCCGGCCGGGGGCTGGAATGACGGGGCGTGGCGCAATCAGGTGATGCCGGTGGTGGCGCTGGCGCTGCCGCAGATTGCCTACATCGCCCGGCTGACGCGCGGCTCGATGATCGAGGTGCTGCACCAGAACTTCATCCGCACCGCCCGCGCCAAAGGCCTGCCGGGTCGCACGGTGGTGCTTCGCCACGCGCTGAAACCGGCGCTGATGCCGGTGCTGTCGTATCTGGGCCCGGCGGCGGCCGGGATCATCACCGGTTCGGTGGTCATCGAACAGATTTTTGGCTTGCCGGGGCTGGGTCGATATTTCGTCCAGGGCGCGCTGAATCGCGATTACACGCTGGTGATGGGCGTGGTGCTTTTCTACGGCGTCCTGATCATCGCCTTTAATTTTCTGGTCGACATGCTCTACGGCGCGCTTGACCCCCGGGTGCGCACATGA
- a CDS encoding ABC transporter permease subunit, whose amino-acid sequence MTRQDMLQAAAGRSLWEDAGYRLLRNRAAMLAIVVLTVIAGLVIVGPWLSPFAYDTIDFDGAWSAPPSWAWPSPFGTDSIGRDLFARTLHGGRISLMVGIVATLVSLLIGVTWGAIAGYAGGKVDAVMMRIVDILYALPFMFLVILLMVLFGRHLVLIFVAIGAINWLDMARIVRGQAMALKRREFVEAAVVAGTRPAAIVRRHIVPNLLGVVVVYVTLTIPQVILVESFLSFLGLGVQEPATSWGALVNDGAREMESSPWALIFPAGFLAATLFCFNFIGDGLRDALDPKDR is encoded by the coding sequence ATGACGCGGCAGGACATGTTGCAGGCCGCCGCCGGGCGTTCACTCTGGGAAGACGCCGGTTACCGGCTGCTGCGCAACCGCGCGGCCATGCTCGCCATCGTCGTGCTGACTGTGATCGCCGGACTGGTGATCGTGGGCCCGTGGCTGAGCCCGTTCGCTTACGACACTATCGACTTCGACGGCGCGTGGTCGGCGCCGCCGAGCTGGGCGTGGCCAAGCCCGTTCGGCACCGACAGCATTGGCCGTGACCTGTTTGCGCGCACCCTGCACGGCGGCCGCATCTCGCTGATGGTGGGCATCGTCGCCACCTTGGTGTCACTGCTGATCGGCGTCACCTGGGGCGCCATTGCCGGCTATGCCGGCGGCAAGGTCGACGCGGTGATGATGCGCATTGTCGACATCCTCTACGCGCTGCCGTTCATGTTTCTGGTGATCTTGCTAATGGTGCTGTTCGGCCGCCATCTGGTGCTGATCTTCGTCGCCATCGGCGCCATCAACTGGCTCGACATGGCGCGTATCGTCCGCGGTCAGGCGATGGCGCTCAAGCGTCGCGAATTTGTCGAGGCGGCAGTGGTGGCCGGCACCCGCCCTGCGGCCATTGTGCGCCGCCACATCGTGCCCAACCTGCTCGGTGTGGTGGTGGTTTACGTCACGCTGACCATCCCGCAGGTGATTCTGGTCGAGTCGTTCCTCAGCTTTCTGGGTCTCGGCGTGCAGGAGCCCGCAACCAGTTGGGGCGCATTGGTCAATGACGGCGCACGCGAGATGGAATCCAGTCCCTGGGCGCTGATCTTCCCCGCCGGTTTTCTGGCGGCGACGCTGTTCTGCTTCAACTTCATCGGCGACGGGCTGCGCGACGCGCTGGACCCGAAGGACCGTTGA
- a CDS encoding Na+/H+ antiporter subunit D, giving the protein MSLLVALPFLIPMTAGAVSLMAWSSRSAQRWIALVGTGGQLLAAIYLLMAVWSDGIQVLPVGGWPAPYGITLAADLLSALMVLMTGITGFATALYSLPTIAVRMERSGYYPLMHLLLAGVSGVFLTTDLFNLYVWFEILLLASFALLAMGQERAQMAGALKYVVLNLFSSAMFLTALGLLYGLAGTLNMADLAVKLPALSKDAPVTLVAMLFMIAFSIKAAAFPLFFWLPASYHTAPVAVSALFAGLLTKVGVYSLYRTFTLVFTQDVAWTHGWLALTAGLTMVIGALGAMAQQDIRRTFAFLHVSQIGYMLMGLALFTPLALAAGVFYFAHHIVMKSNLFFLSGAIYRLSGSYRREHLGGLWAARPALSLLFLVPALSLSGIPPLSGFWGKLLVLKAGAGAEAWWLVAAVLISSVLTLLVVMRIWGDVFWKAAPEDRPLSTARLPVMLWIVMLGLAAGTLWIGLTVEPLWALAERASAQLMDPSAYIEAVLSPEQP; this is encoded by the coding sequence ATGAGTCTGCTGGTGGCGCTGCCGTTCCTGATTCCGATGACCGCGGGTGCGGTCTCGTTGATGGCGTGGTCCTCGCGCAGCGCCCAGCGCTGGATTGCGTTGGTCGGCACCGGGGGACAGTTGCTCGCGGCGATTTATTTGCTGATGGCGGTCTGGAGCGACGGCATCCAGGTGCTACCCGTCGGCGGCTGGCCCGCGCCCTACGGCATCACGCTGGCCGCCGACCTGCTCTCGGCACTGATGGTGTTGATGACCGGCATCACCGGCTTTGCGACGGCGCTGTATTCGCTGCCGACCATCGCGGTGCGCATGGAGCGCAGCGGCTATTACCCGCTGATGCACCTGCTGCTGGCCGGGGTGTCGGGGGTGTTTCTGACCACCGACCTGTTCAATCTGTACGTCTGGTTCGAGATCTTGCTGCTGGCCAGTTTTGCCTTGCTGGCGATGGGGCAGGAACGCGCGCAGATGGCCGGCGCGCTGAAGTACGTGGTGCTCAACCTGTTCTCATCGGCGATGTTTCTGACCGCGCTGGGCCTGCTTTACGGGCTGGCCGGCACGCTGAACATGGCTGATCTAGCGGTCAAGCTGCCAGCCTTGAGCAAGGATGCGCCGGTGACCCTGGTGGCCATGCTGTTCATGATCGCGTTCTCGATCAAGGCGGCGGCGTTCCCACTGTTTTTCTGGCTGCCGGCGAGTTACCACACCGCACCGGTGGCGGTTTCGGCGCTGTTCGCGGGCTTGCTGACCAAGGTCGGGGTGTATTCGCTGTACCGCACTTTCACGCTGGTCTTTACCCAGGACGTGGCCTGGACCCACGGCTGGCTGGCGCTGACCGCAGGGCTAACCATGGTCATTGGCGCGCTCGGCGCCATGGCGCAGCAGGACATCCGTCGTACCTTCGCATTCCTGCACGTGAGTCAGATCGGCTACATGTTGATGGGGCTGGCCCTGTTCACGCCGTTGGCGCTGGCGGCGGGGGTGTTTTATTTCGCGCATCACATCGTGATGAAGTCGAATCTGTTCTTCCTGTCCGGCGCCATTTACCGCTTGAGCGGCAGTTATCGGCGCGAGCATCTGGGCGGGCTGTGGGCGGCGCGTCCCGCCCTGTCCCTGCTGTTTCTGGTCCCGGCGCTGTCCCTGAGCGGTATTCCGCCACTGTCGGGCTTCTGGGGCAAATTGCTGGTGCTCAAGGCCGGTGCGGGCGCAGAGGCCTGGTGGTTGGTGGCCGCAGTGTTGATCAGCAGTGTGCTGACCCTGCTGGTGGTCATGCGTATCTGGGGCGACGTGTTCTGGAAAGCCGCCCCCGAAGATCGCCCGCTGAGCACCGCCCGCCTGCCCGTCATGCTTTGGATCGTGATGCTGGGTCTGGCGGCCGGCACCCTGTGGATTGGCCTGACAGTCGAACCCTTGTGGGCACTGGCTGAGCGGGCCAGTGCGCAGCTGATGGACCCCAGCGCTTACATCGAGGCGGTGTTGTCACCGGAGCAGCCATGA
- a CDS encoding monovalent cation/H+ antiporter complex subunit F, producing MTPLVATTIFTCLGLALALACVRLVRGPTVADRVVALEVIASILIGVLASYAVFFKVPQALDVALVLALTGFLAAIGVSRYLVRRATLGQGQQDRSETRP from the coding sequence ATGACACCGCTGGTCGCCACCACCATCTTTACCTGTCTGGGACTGGCCCTGGCATTGGCCTGTGTCCGTCTGGTGCGGGGGCCGACCGTGGCTGATCGGGTGGTGGCGCTGGAGGTGATCGCCAGCATCCTGATCGGCGTTCTGGCCAGCTATGCGGTGTTTTTCAAGGTGCCGCAGGCGCTGGACGTGGCGCTGGTGCTGGCGCTGACCGGCTTTCTGGCTGCCATTGGCGTCTCACGCTACCTGGTGCGACGTGCCACCTTGGGCCAAGGCCAGCAAGACCGCTCGGAGACGCGCCCATGA
- a CDS encoding Na+/H+ antiporter subunit E: MTPYVYNLSLMLVWVLITGDVSLPNLTLGFVMGFGVLAFALASDAFDPRFRAYARRVPLAFVFLLRFLKDMLMSNLRVAYDVVTPTHLMRPAIIRMPLEANTPGEITFLANLISLTPGTLSLDVDEDGSALFVHVMYLDDEAETLAQLKTLETRLLELMR; encoded by the coding sequence ATGACCCCTTATGTCTACAACCTGAGCCTGATGTTGGTCTGGGTGCTGATCACCGGGGATGTGAGCCTGCCCAACCTGACGCTCGGTTTCGTCATGGGCTTCGGCGTTCTGGCCTTCGCGCTGGCCTCGGATGCGTTTGATCCGCGCTTTCGCGCGTATGCCCGCCGGGTACCGCTGGCGTTCGTGTTTCTGCTGCGATTTCTCAAGGACATGCTGATGTCCAATCTCAGGGTCGCTTACGACGTGGTGACGCCCACCCACCTGATGCGCCCCGCGATTATTCGCATGCCACTGGAGGCCAACACGCCGGGTGAGATCACCTTTTTGGCCAACCTGATCTCGTTGACGCCCGGGACCCTGTCGCTGGACGTTGACGAGGACGGGAGCGCGTTGTTCGTGCACGTGATGTACCTCGATGATGAAGCCGAAACCCTGGCGCAACTGAAAACACTGGAAACCCGGTTGCTGGAGTTGATGCGATGA
- a CDS encoding peptide ABC transporter substrate-binding protein has product MKLGHLTLLLTLGLCLPGWVSAEQVLRRGNGPDVESLDPHRVEGVAAADVMRDLYEGLVSTGLDAEPIPGVAERWEISDDAMHYRFHLRRDARWSNGDPVTAEDFVVGLRRSVDPATGSNYSKILSPIRNADAIIDGDEPPESLGVTAVDDHTLDIELTGPTPYLLGQLSHTSAYPVHRPSLEQWGADFAREGRLVSNGAYQLQRWALQSHIELVRNPHYWDNDHTQIDRVVFVTIEDINAEYQRYRAGDIDWTTGVPIALLPQIKQRLPDDLRMHPYMGVYYYGVNLTRPPFKDNPKLRLALNLAIDRELIAERILGDIEQAADGWMPPGVQNHRYAKFEWAKWPRERRLEKARELYAEAGYSAATPARVEILYNTSDDHKKLATVVSAMWKQWLGVETVLRNQEWKVYLQSRRQQTDTEVFRAGWIGDYNDPNTFMEILQSQHGMNDVGYDSAVYDRLLAEASKEPDLNERAWLMQAAEAQLLEDLPIIPLYFYNSKRLVRPTLKGWRGNVMDQHRTQTMYFETP; this is encoded by the coding sequence GTGAAGCTCGGCCACCTCACGCTGTTGCTGACGCTGGGCCTGTGTCTGCCCGGCTGGGTGTCGGCCGAGCAGGTGCTACGCCGTGGCAACGGGCCGGACGTGGAATCGCTGGACCCGCACCGCGTCGAGGGCGTGGCCGCCGCCGATGTCATGCGTGACCTGTACGAAGGCTTGGTGTCGACCGGCCTCGACGCCGAGCCGATCCCCGGCGTCGCCGAACGCTGGGAGATCAGTGACGATGCGATGCACTACCGGTTTCATCTGCGCCGCGACGCGCGCTGGAGCAACGGCGACCCGGTGACCGCCGAAGACTTCGTCGTCGGTCTGCGGCGCAGCGTTGACCCCGCCACCGGCTCCAACTACTCGAAGATTCTCTCGCCGATCCGCAACGCCGATGCCATCATCGACGGCGATGAGCCGCCCGAATCGCTGGGCGTGACGGCGGTTGACGACCACACGCTGGACATCGAGTTGACCGGACCGACGCCGTACCTGCTGGGACAGCTGTCGCACACCTCGGCCTACCCGGTGCACCGGCCCAGTCTCGAACAATGGGGCGCCGATTTTGCCCGTGAAGGGCGATTGGTGAGCAACGGCGCCTACCAATTGCAACGTTGGGCGTTGCAGTCGCATATCGAACTGGTACGCAACCCGCATTACTGGGACAACGACCACACGCAAATCGACCGGGTGGTGTTCGTCACCATCGAAGACATCAATGCCGAGTATCAGCGCTACCGCGCCGGTGACATCGACTGGACCACCGGCGTGCCGATTGCCCTGCTGCCGCAGATCAAGCAGCGCCTGCCCGATGACCTGCGCATGCACCCGTACATGGGCGTGTATTACTACGGCGTCAACCTGACGCGACCGCCGTTCAAGGACAACCCCAAGCTTCGGCTGGCGCTGAATCTGGCGATTGATCGCGAACTGATTGCCGAGCGCATTCTTGGTGACATCGAACAGGCGGCCGATGGCTGGATGCCGCCGGGGGTGCAAAACCACCGTTACGCCAAGTTCGAATGGGCGAAATGGCCGCGTGAACGGCGCCTGGAAAAAGCCCGCGAGCTCTATGCCGAGGCCGGTTATTCGGCCGCCACGCCGGCGCGCGTCGAGATTCTGTACAACACCAGTGACGACCATAAGAAGCTCGCCACCGTGGTCAGCGCCATGTGGAAGCAGTGGCTGGGTGTCGAAACGGTGCTGCGCAATCAGGAGTGGAAGGTTTACCTGCAGTCGCGGCGCCAGCAGACCGACACCGAAGTGTTTCGCGCCGGCTGGATCGGCGACTACAACGACCCGAACACCTTCATGGAAATTCTGCAGTCGCAGCACGGCATGAACGATGTTGGCTACGACAGCGCGGTTTATGACCGGCTGCTGGCCGAGGCCAGCAAAGAGCCTGATCTGAATGAACGTGCCTGGCTGATGCAGGCCGCCGAGGCACAGTTGCTTGAAGATCTGCCGATCATTCCGCTGTATTTCTACAACTCCAAGCGTCTGGTGCGACCGACCCTGAAAGGCTGGCGCGGCAACGTCATGGACCAGCACCGAACCCAGACGATGTATTTCGAGACGCCCTGA
- a CDS encoding HIT domain-containing protein codes for MPTFSIDPRLAADTLPLLEAALCSIRLMNDARYPWLILVPRRANLRELFELNDSDLARFWFESATVSRILMAHAQGEKLNVAALGNVVPQLHVHHVVRFASDAAWPAPVWGRHPSLPYAPEAARQRIDALRHDLQVLRA; via the coding sequence ATGCCCACGTTCTCGATTGACCCACGACTCGCCGCCGACACCCTGCCGCTGCTGGAGGCCGCGCTGTGCAGCATTCGCCTGATGAACGATGCGCGTTACCCATGGCTGATACTGGTCCCGCGCCGCGCAAACCTTCGCGAGCTATTCGAGCTGAACGACTCCGACCTCGCCCGCTTCTGGTTCGAGTCGGCCACGGTGTCACGCATCTTGATGGCGCACGCACAGGGCGAAAAGCTCAACGTCGCGGCCTTGGGCAATGTCGTGCCGCAGTTGCACGTACACCACGTGGTGCGCTTTGCCAGCGACGCTGCCTGGCCGGCGCCGGTCTGGGGCCGGCACCCGTCGCTGCCCTATGCGCCGGAGGCGGCGCGACAGCGCATCGACGCCTTGCGCCATGACCTGCAGGTACTGCGCGCCTGA
- a CDS encoding Na+/H+ antiporter subunit C: protein MVLLIGGLYSCAFYMMLRRSLTKTLFGLVLLSNAANLLIFVAADLNVGRPALVPEGAKVPDGLVADPLAQAFILTAIVIGFGVLAFAVVLIRRAHEVLGVDDFDELKDAEQ from the coding sequence ATGGTGCTGTTGATCGGTGGGCTTTACAGCTGCGCGTTTTACATGATGTTGCGGCGCTCGCTGACCAAGACGCTGTTCGGCCTGGTGCTGCTGTCGAACGCGGCCAACCTGCTGATTTTTGTCGCCGCTGACCTGAATGTTGGGCGGCCGGCACTGGTGCCGGAAGGCGCCAAGGTGCCCGACGGACTGGTCGCCGATCCGCTGGCGCAGGCATTCATCCTCACCGCCATTGTCATCGGTTTTGGTGTGCTGGCGTTTGCGGTGGTGCTGATTCGTCGTGCGCACGAAGTGCTGGGCGTCGATGATTTCGACGAGCTCAAGGACGCCGAGCAATGA
- a CDS encoding ABC transporter ATP-binding protein, which translates to MTLLSVENLSVRFATRDGDVQAVNDLSFDLATGETLGIVGESGSGKSQTAMAIMGLLADNATTTGRIVFDGHDLQTLRERDRRKVRGGRIGMIFQDPMTSLNPYLRIGVQMAEVLETHRGLRRSAALAESRRMLDAVQLSDAPQKLRAYPHELSGGQRQRVMVASALLTQPALLLADEPTTALDVTVQANLLALLADLRRDMGVAIVLITHDLGVVSQVCDRTLVLYGGQCMELGVTASVIDQPIHPYTRGLLAARPQWEGDRTVPLVALPGQPPNLADLPAGCPFAARCPEVEAHCSQRPALLREVADRVVACHLRGHT; encoded by the coding sequence ATGACCCTGCTCAGCGTCGAAAATCTCAGCGTGCGCTTCGCCACCCGCGACGGCGACGTGCAGGCAGTCAACGACCTGAGCTTTGACCTCGCGACCGGCGAGACGCTGGGCATTGTCGGCGAGTCCGGCTCGGGCAAGTCGCAGACGGCCATGGCCATCATGGGCCTGCTGGCCGACAACGCGACCACCACCGGGCGCATCGTCTTCGACGGGCACGATCTGCAGACGCTGCGTGAGCGGGACCGGCGCAAGGTGCGCGGCGGGCGTATCGGCATGATTTTTCAGGACCCGATGACCTCGCTCAACCCGTACTTGCGCATTGGCGTGCAGATGGCCGAGGTGCTGGAAACCCATCGCGGCTTGCGTCGCAGCGCAGCCCTCGCCGAAAGCCGGCGCATGCTCGATGCGGTGCAGTTGTCCGACGCGCCACAAAAGCTGCGCGCCTATCCGCACGAACTCTCCGGAGGTCAGCGCCAACGGGTGATGGTGGCCAGCGCGCTACTGACCCAGCCGGCGCTGCTGCTGGCCGATGAACCCACCACGGCGCTGGACGTCACCGTGCAGGCCAACCTGCTCGCGCTGCTCGCCGACCTGCGCCGCGACATGGGCGTCGCCATCGTGCTGATCACCCACGACCTCGGCGTGGTGTCGCAAGTGTGTGACCGCACCCTGGTGCTCTATGGGGGTCAGTGCATGGAACTCGGCGTCACCGCCTCGGTGATCGACCAGCCGATCCACCCCTACACCCGCGGTCTGTTGGCGGCGCGACCGCAATGGGAAGGGGACCGCACCGTGCCGCTGGTTGCTTTGCCGGGCCAGCCGCCGAATCTCGCAGACCTGCCCGCTGGCTGTCCGTTTGCGGCGCGCTGTCCGGAGGTCGAAGCGCACTGTTCGCAGCGACCCGCGTTGCTGCGAGAAGTCGCTGACCGGGTCGTGGCGTGTCACTTGCGAGGGCACACCTGA